The Nocardia terpenica nucleotide sequence GGTTCACGCCGGTTGCGCGCTCCTCGTCCAGATCGTCACGAACCCTCTTGACCGTGTCCTTGTCCACGCCCACGCGGTTAGCGATAGCGCGGTTGGAAGCCTGCGGATCTTCCTCGATCGCGTCCGCGATGTCCTCGCGCTTCTGCTCGCGGGTGGCGAAATTCCCATCTGGGAAATTCGCCACTTCGTCCCTTTGGATGGTGTTCTTGCTGAGCCCCGAAGCCTTCTCTGCCTGCTTCAACGTCGCGCCGTTTCTGCGCATCCGTCGCGCGAGGTCCAGCCGCCGCTCGTGTGTGAACTCGTATCCGAACTCTTTCGCATCGTCATCGAGGCGCTTGACAGCGGCATCCGGCTCCACCTCCAGGGCCTGCCATGCGCCGTCGGCTATCTCGTCATCATATTCAGCGGTCTGCTTCAAGCGGGCTCGACGCTTGTTGACCAACAGTTGACTCTCGGCAATGTCTTCGACCAATTCCATTCCTTCGCCTGTATCCTTTCTGGCATTGTGTCGCACCTATGGCCGGTCGCGAACCGGCAGCGCCCTAATGGGCGGCATAGGCTCTTCTCTGTCTTTTCACAGCGTCAATAAGAGGCATCACACTATTGAGTTGACAAGGAACGCATCCACCCGTTTTCGGCATGGGGTAGCCACAACGAAATTCCGAGGGATCATTGGAATGACGAACCCTGATCAGGGTTGTCGTCGTGCCCCTCCCGGACTCGAACCGGGGATGTGTGCCGCCGGGGCTCCTCATGCGATGAACGCTGGACAGCGCACCGCGTGATACGGGCCGCTGGGATCAGCGGCGAGCCGTGGTTCCCGTGACCGGGGACGGGGCTGTTGTTCGTCGGCACGGTGCTGTAGCCGTGGCGCCGTTGGCCCGGCACGTGCACGATGCCCGTACGCATCTGGTCAGGGGCCGAGTCCGGCGATCGGCAGCGGGAATGCTGGCCGCTGCCTGCTTGATCACAACCACCTCGACAACCTTCTCGATGCTGCGACCCGACAGCGACGCCACGTGCGCGATCAGACGGGGGCTCGGCGGATGACCGTTGCGGACCCTCCGCAACGTCTCCTTGTGCACATCCAGCGCGGCGGCAAGCTCCTCTTCGGTGAATCCGCGAGCCTCTTTCAGCAGGTCGAGAAGCCCCGGAACCAACCTCAACGTCATCGAACGCGACACTTGCACCTTCCGCCCCTACTTCCCTCGTCTGTCATCAATCCGTGCCGTGTGCTTACAGCCGGTCACTGGTGTCAGACGCTAACCGCCGTTGACGCATCATCGCAACGTCTATGACGCAAATTTGCGGAGTCAATTCCTCGTTAATATCCGCGTTACCGCAGGTAGACGAGGTTGCGAGCGCCACAAAAATGCGGCAAACTTCGGGCTGTGAAGCTTTCAAAGAGTCACTTCGAGCGATGGGTTGACGCGGTCACGGACGGGCTCAGCGCCCGGCAGATCGCGCTGGCGATGGGTGAACACTCCTCGACCGTGGGGCGCAAGTTACTTCGCGAGAGACCCGATCCCGACACGGTGATAGAATTCGCACGTACGTTCGAAGCCGATCCGGTGCAGGGATTGGTGGAAGGGGGATCACTGACACAGGAGGAAGCCGACCGCGCCTCCGTCCTGGACGGAGTTCGGGCGGCCACCACGGTTCAGCTACTGCGGGAACTGCTGCGGCGCGAGCAGATTGCATCCAGTGACCGAGTAACGGAACCAAACGGTCCGAACGAACGTCCAAGGGAACGCAGGGCCACGGCGGACAAGCGAGCCGCCACGGCCGCCCGACGCGCCAGTGTCCGGAGAAGTTTGTCCGAGTGAACGAACAGGGGAACCCATGAACGTCGGCGTCACCGTCGCCGCCTTAGTCGCAGTCACCTCCGCCAGCGCTGCCATCCTGCGCCACACGCGGCGTGAGGTCGTGCAGAGCCGGGCTCTCACCCTCGCCTATGCGGCTTTCGCCGGGTTCGTGCTGGCCTGGCTGGCGGTGCTGCCCATGCCGGACGGGCTTCCGGTCCGCCTGGGGCTGGCATGGTGCGGTGAGGTACTGGGGCTGGTCGGCGCATGCGCGCTGACGGTTCATGTGGCAACCGGGTTCCGGGCCCCGCGCCTCGTGCGGGCCGCTGCCTTCTCGTTCCTCGCGCTCGCCGGTACCTCGGTCATCGCGCGCCTCGCACGCGGTGACGACGTGCACGAACTTCTGCGAGTCGGCTACGCGATGTGCAATGCGGCCCTTCTCACCGTCATCGGCGTCACCATGATCGCGTGGGTGATCGACGGCCGCCGCCTGGCAGTGACCGATGCCCTGTGGGCGCTCGCCGGGTGCCTGTTCCTCACCATGGGGCTCATCGGTTTCGCAGCCCCCGACCTCGGCTACGCCGATCATCCGATCGGATGGTCTCTGGGACTGGCCACCATCTTCATCATGAGCGTGACCGGCATCCTCAACCACTTCAAGACCGTACGCACACGACACGCACCCGTCACCATGAACACCGCCAGCTGAACGGCGAAACCAACCCAGACAGCAAGAGGGGCACGGCAAGACGCGATCACCTCGCGCCCGGCCGTGCCCTTCTGGTGTATCGCCCTCCCCCAATGCACACCGCTGCCGACCAGAGCGCACCTGCGCCCTACCGAACATGACCCATAGCCAGATTGTGACGAAGATTACATACGGCTGGTTCACTGGGCATGAATAGTGCGCTGACCTGTAGAAACATCATCTGCTTATTTGCGTCTGAGTACAGTTCACTGCCAGCAGTGGGACGAGATCCAGATCCGTAGTCTCGCAAAGCGATTGGGTTACGACCTGCGCAAGACCATCACGTTCGGCGCGCACACCGACAATCCGGCCCTCCAATTGCGCGCCATCGTCAGCTATCTCGGCGTCGCGGCGGTGATCGTGCCGAGCCTGGCCCACTTCGACGGCGGCGAGATCCCCGTGCCCCTGCGCGATGCCACCGTGATCGCGGTGTCCGACGCCTGAGCCGCGAACCGCGCCGCCGACCGGCGGAGCCGGATTATGCTGCACCGAACGGTGTTCGAGCACACGAGACCTTCGAGGTACGACGGGATGGGCCGACGAACCCAGCGGCGGCGCTCCGCCCGGATGGTGGCGGACTTCGTCACCGACCTGCGATTGTCGATGCCCGCCGAGCCGGAGCGGGTCATGGACGCGATCTGCGACGCGCTGACCCGGCGGCTCGGGCGCCCGGTCACCCGGATGCCGGTGACATTTCCGCCCGCACCGGATGATGTGGTGTCCGGGCTGTGGATTCACGCCGACGACGGCCACTACCTCTGCTACGAGAAGAACACCAGCCCCTGGCATCAACTGGTGATCTTCTGCCACGAGACCGGGCATCTGGTGCACGAACACGACCGCACCCCGCTCCTGGACGCCGGCGAGCCCAGCCCGCTGCTGCCGAGCCTGGATCCCGGTGCGGTGCGGCGCATCATGGCCGAGCGGTCCGGGATGTGCCGCGGACCGGCCGAGGCGCGGGCCGAGATGTTCGCCGCCCTGCTGCTGACCCACGTCAGCCGATGGCTGCCCGAACGACGGTGGCCGGTAACGGATTCCGCGGCCGACGCGGTGCACCGGATGGAGACGACGTTCGGACTGCCCCGGGCGCACGGCCGTGTATAGCGCGGCGTTCTACGCGGCGGCCGTGGTGAGCGTGATCGCGCTGGCCTACAAGGCCGGTCAGCTCCGGCGGCACCCGCGCCCGCAGCGCTGGACCGTGCTGACGGTCATGTCGCTGTGGACCGCGATCTGCGTCTGCGTGCCGCCCCCCTCGGTGCGACTGATCAATCGCGTCGGCGGAATACCCAATGTCGCCGGGCTGATCGTCTACCTCCTGCTGATCTTTCTCGCCGCCACCCTGCAGGCCGTGATCCTGGTCTGGCAGGGCGATCCGGCGGAGGTCGGCGCGAGGTTGCGGGTGCGCGTGATCGGCTACGCGGCAGTGGGTTTCGTCGTTATCGCGCTGTTCACCGCCGGACACACGACGGTCGAGCGCCCGGTCGACTTCGACATCTACTACGCGCGGACCCCCTGGATCGCCGAGCTCGTGGTGCTCTACAATCTCGTGTTCGCCTTCGCCACAAGCGATTACGCCTACCGCGCGGCGCGGGCGGCCCGGGTGACCGGTCGCCCCTGGCTGCGGCGCGGGCTGCGCGTGGTGGCCGCCTCCGGAGCGCTCGGCGTGCTGTCGGCCCTCACCCGGCTCGCCGCGGTCGCGGACCGCTGGTTCGACGGCACCGGCCTCGACGAGCTCGATACGCTGGTCTCCCCCGGCCTAGCCGCGCTCGCCGTCGTCGTGGCCTGCGCCGGATACACCCTG carries:
- a CDS encoding MAB_1171c family putative transporter gives rise to the protein MYSAAFYAAAVVSVIALAYKAGQLRRHPRPQRWTVLTVMSLWTAICVCVPPPSVRLINRVGGIPNVAGLIVYLLLIFLAATLQAVILVWQGDPAEVGARLRVRVIGYAAVGFVVIALFTAGHTTVERPVDFDIYYARTPWIAELVVLYNLVFAFATSDYAYRAARAARVTGRPWLRRGLRVVAASGALGVLSALTRLAAVADRWFDGTGLDELDTLVSPGLAALAVVVACAGYTLPAAGEHGTELLARVRDYRALHPLWHDIRTAAPESASAIDAPRWDLELRTTRRLAEIRDGQLALRAYTHPAAADLARRLAEQAGLDDLARAVVVEAAGIKAAVHIRLGDLAAEPAISGATARGGADSAGEIAWLTRVSDAYAHSPIVADTLRALRRRTG
- a CDS encoding helix-turn-helix domain-containing protein, whose translation is MTLRLVPGLLDLLKEARGFTEEELAAALDVHKETLRRVRNGHPPSPRLIAHVASLSGRSIEKVVEVVVIKQAAASIPAADRRTRPLTRCVRASCTCRANGATATAPCRRTTAPSPVTGTTARR